The genomic segment GGAGAAGTGGTGCGTTACGCCGCTTCGCGGCTAACACACCCTACATATCTAAAACCCATCCTACACACCTGTATCTATTTGGCCAGAGTTTTCAGCCTGGCTCTCGTTTCCTCGGCTTTCGCGGGTTCGCCGACCTTTTCGTACAGCTCCACGAGCAGGACGAGCGCTTCGGCGTAGTTGGGGTCTTCTTCCATCGCCTTCCCAATCGCCTCTATCGCCTTGTGGGGCATCCCCCTTTTCTGGAATAGCTGCGCCGATCTCAGGTACCTGACCGCCTTGCCCGCAGCTGCAACGTGTATCTCGGGTTCCTTCGGCTTCGCCCCGAGGCCGAGCATGCCGTCCACCTTTTCACGAAGTTCGTCGCGCATCGAGGTGGGGTAGCCGGAGAGAGCGTAGACGATGGTGGAGGAGGAATCGAGGAGAAGGGTGGAGGGGAGGGCGCTGACGCCGTACTCGTTGTAAAGGGTGAGAGACTTGTCCATAAGCACCGGGTATTTGGCCCCGGCGAGGGAGACGGCGGCCCTGTAAAGGCCCATTTCCCCAGGCACGAACTCCTGATGCTCGGCGTTTATCGCGATTACCTGTAACCCCGCCCCGCTGCGCTTTTCGTAGA from the bacterium genome contains:
- a CDS encoding redoxin domain-containing protein, whose product is MTIKTITGKAGIGALLLLACILVSAAHASAFRRVQEGSKIEDFTLETIDGKDFSLSKNLGEKATLVIFWASWSPRSVEALADYQKIYEKRSGAGLQVIAINAEHQEFVPGEMGLYRAAVSLAGAKYPVLMDKSLTLYNEYGVSALPSTLLLDSSSTIVYALSGYPTSMRDELREKVDGMLGLGAKPKEPEIHVAAAGKAVRYLRSAQLFQKRGMPHKAIEAIGKAMEEDPNYAEALVLLVELYEKVGEPAKAEETRARLKTLAK